A region of Betta splendens chromosome 13, fBetSpl5.4, whole genome shotgun sequence DNA encodes the following proteins:
- the LOC114867938 gene encoding LOW QUALITY PROTEIN: gem-associated protein 7-like (The sequence of the model RefSeq protein was modified relative to this genomic sequence to represent the inferred CDS: substituted 1 base at 1 genomic stop codon) yields the protein MIVRRELVAHQERHTMAAPVPVLRLPKGPDPNSRGFDPSSPRFIALCRTSIPTSAAPEADAEELQREQQVRSELRENFLWCLLAMTNKKVQFHMHEKVKVEATFGASDIDVLNFXVSDLQTPIGVQKEALIRSQDVISLSFDM from the coding sequence GCCCACCAAGAACGACACACCATGGCAGCACCAGTGCCTGTGCTCCGCTTACCAAAAGGGCCAGACCCCAACAGCCGTGGATTCGACCCCAGCTCCCCTCGCTTCATAGCCCTCTGTCGCACCTCCATACCCACGTCAGCTGCACCAGAGGCAGAcgctgaggagctgcagagagagcagcAAGTGCGATCTGAGCTCCGAGAGAATTTCCTCTGGTGTCTCCTTGCCATGACCAACAAGAAGGTTCAGTTCCACATGCATGAGAAGGTGAAAGTGGAAGCCACGTTTGGAGCATCCGACATTGATGTGCTGAACTTTTAGGTGTCGGACTTGCAGACTCCTATCGGGGTGCAGAAAGAGGCCTTGATCAGGTCTCAGGATGTGATTTCCTTGTCTTTTGACATGTGA